The following proteins are encoded in a genomic region of Nitrospirota bacterium:
- the thiE gene encoding thiamine phosphate synthase, which yields MTSILQAKICLITPPSIGNPDLFFTRLNEALSEGIRFVQYRNKECSKKEALRISIRLRELTARYRAIYIVNDDLDIALASDADGVHIGQKDLPIKEARKLLGKKWIIGVSTHNLNQALEAQKGGADYIGFGSVFTSGTKNESVELGTRALQEVARGVELPVIAIGGISASNIEKVFECGAKGAAVISAVWEQDNIKYAVKTLFEEVRKVMKDDQITD from the coding sequence GTGACCTCTATTCTCCAGGCGAAGATTTGTCTTATTACCCCTCCTTCCATCGGAAATCCGGATCTCTTTTTTACCCGTTTGAACGAAGCACTTTCCGAAGGAATCCGGTTTGTCCAGTACAGAAACAAAGAATGCTCCAAAAAGGAGGCACTTCGAATCTCGATTAGGCTGCGGGAATTAACTGCACGGTATCGGGCTATTTATATTGTCAACGACGATCTCGATATTGCCCTTGCTTCCGACGCGGATGGCGTTCATATCGGCCAGAAAGATTTACCGATTAAAGAAGCGCGGAAACTCCTGGGGAAAAAGTGGATCATCGGAGTTTCGACGCACAACCTGAATCAGGCCCTGGAGGCCCAGAAGGGAGGGGCTGATTATATTGGATTTGGGTCTGTCTTTACATCGGGGACGAAAAACGAATCGGTTGAACTTGGAACACGAGCGCTTCAGGAGGTTGCACGGGGAGTGGAACTCCCTGTCATTGCGATCGGAGGGATTTCGGCGTCAAATATCGAAAAGGTCTTTGAATGCGGTGCAAAAGGGGCAGCCGTTATATCGGCGGTCTGGGAGCAGGATAATATTAAATATGCCGTGAAAACCTTGTTTGAAGAAGTTCGAAAAGTGATGAAAGACGACCAAATTACTGATTGA
- the bioD gene encoding dethiobiotin synthase: MGGLIGRHKRFFIAGTDTEVGKTYFACRFIEQLIARGEKVGILKPIETGILTREDSDAVRLITAARSNIPIESVSPYRFRTAAAPRVAARLEKRRIDPRRIVTSFESISSQHRWMVVEGAGGLRVPIQKHYDMTDLILALGIPVILVSLQRIGAINQTLLSLHFAKDRGLNVLAVILNQPEAFPAESPLHENQKMIGEECDVPILTFRSRKSEAGRNFFWKKLLG, from the coding sequence ATGGGGGGACTCATCGGCCGTCACAAGAGGTTTTTTATAGCCGGAACCGATACCGAAGTCGGCAAGACTTATTTTGCCTGCCGTTTTATCGAACAGCTGATCGCTCGGGGCGAAAAGGTCGGCATTCTTAAGCCCATTGAAACAGGCATTCTGACCAGAGAGGATTCGGATGCCGTACGCCTGATCACTGCTGCCCGCTCGAATATCCCGATAGAATCCGTCTCCCCTTACCGGTTCAGAACCGCCGCCGCACCCCGAGTCGCAGCACGCCTGGAAAAGAGACGGATTGATCCTCGAAGAATTGTGACCTCTTTCGAGTCAATCTCTTCCCAGCACAGATGGATGGTCGTCGAAGGGGCAGGTGGATTGAGGGTGCCGATTCAGAAACATTACGATATGACCGACCTGATCCTTGCTCTCGGGATTCCTGTCATTCTGGTCTCCCTTCAGAGGATCGGAGCGATCAATCAGACCCTCCTGTCCCTCCATTTTGCAAAAGATCGGGGTTTGAATGTCCTGGCGGTCATATTGAATCAGCCTGAAGCATTTCCGGCGGAATCCCCTCTCCACGAAAACCAGAAAATGATCGGGGAGGAATGCGACGTTCCCATCCTGACTTTTAGGAGCAGAAAGTCCGAAGCGGGAAGGAACTTCTTTTGGAAGAAACTTCTCGGCTAG
- the accB gene encoding acetyl-CoA carboxylase biotin carboxyl carrier protein: MEKTDIVEFELEKSGVRVRIKKGTDDWVVANGSHEKKGAKTSNLTHGLSVESEAGSEESSSLNQKVIKAPIVGTFYRSPSPDAESYVEIGTVVKKGQIVCIIEAMKLMNEIESDVDGKVVEILTENAHPVEFGEPLFAIEPQ, from the coding sequence TTGGAAAAAACCGATATCGTGGAGTTCGAACTCGAAAAATCCGGGGTCAGAGTGAGGATCAAAAAAGGAACGGACGACTGGGTCGTTGCGAACGGGTCACACGAGAAAAAGGGCGCGAAAACGTCAAACCTGACCCACGGGCTGTCAGTTGAATCGGAGGCCGGAAGCGAAGAGAGTTCATCGCTGAATCAAAAAGTAATCAAAGCACCTATTGTGGGAACCTTCTACCGTTCTCCGTCTCCGGATGCAGAGTCTTACGTCGAAATTGGAACGGTTGTCAAAAAAGGGCAGATCGTTTGTATCATTGAAGCCATGAAGCTGATGAATGAAATCGAGTCGGATGTCGATGGCAAGGTTGTTGAAATACTGACTGAAAATGCACACCCGGTGGAGTTTGGTGAACCTCTGTTTGCCATTGAACCCCAGTAA
- a CDS encoding HD domain-containing protein, whose protein sequence is MANEKLLLIDSEDSIRQVTLKVLKDYSVLAVNSAQLALQRLNEESFDLVLINLMFKEMHSLFSIIKESYRDIPCLLLIAPHDLESGNDFLKTGIYGFILKPFTRQEMLNTVEESLWRSRIIKENVRLKLLMPLFEMTQNLAERPKMGDIFQQIFTLISRESGADLVSFTFGEKGYSVPVFQEIKTNQSGYRAELSDLIRWLEQRFSNLLRALLISDSDNEYQDVFEQIKSFHFSSLMVYPLNSKYDTRGILICLKSVSKNGFLPPDKELFSIIGHQLSIILENYGLIEELENAHFESLKALASAIEAKDSYTSGHCDRLVDYSLLLADKLNMSQEDRKQLRYGAALHDIGKIGIKDAILGKPGKLTPVEYDEMKLHPRIGADILRKIKFLKPVAPIIYHHQECFDGTGYPEGIAGEKIPMASRIVAILDTYDAMTTDRPYRKALPAQTAINELIRYSGKQFDPDLVKIFIEVIQEKV, encoded by the coding sequence ATGGCAAATGAGAAGCTGCTCCTGATTGATTCGGAAGATTCGATTCGGCAAGTGACGTTGAAAGTCTTGAAAGATTATTCTGTTCTTGCGGTGAATTCTGCCCAGCTGGCTCTCCAGCGTTTGAATGAAGAATCTTTTGACCTGGTTCTTATCAATCTCATGTTCAAAGAGATGCATTCTCTTTTTTCGATCATTAAGGAGTCCTACCGTGACATTCCCTGCCTGCTCCTGATTGCTCCCCACGATCTCGAGAGCGGGAACGATTTTCTAAAGACCGGAATTTACGGGTTTATTCTGAAACCGTTTACCCGCCAGGAGATGTTAAATACGGTCGAAGAATCTCTCTGGAGATCCCGGATTATCAAAGAGAATGTTAGGCTTAAACTTTTAATGCCTCTTTTTGAAATGACGCAAAATCTGGCTGAAAGACCCAAAATGGGGGATATTTTCCAGCAGATCTTTACGCTCATTTCCCGGGAATCGGGAGCCGATCTGGTTTCATTCACCTTCGGAGAGAAAGGGTATTCCGTACCGGTCTTTCAGGAAATAAAAACGAATCAGTCAGGATACAGAGCCGAGCTTTCGGATCTTATTCGATGGCTTGAGCAGCGTTTTTCAAACCTCCTCAGAGCCCTGCTCATTTCAGATTCGGATAATGAATATCAGGATGTTTTCGAACAAATTAAATCCTTTCATTTCTCATCGCTCATGGTTTATCCGCTGAATTCCAAATATGATACCCGCGGCATCCTGATCTGCCTAAAGAGCGTTTCGAAAAATGGCTTTTTGCCACCGGACAAAGAGCTTTTTTCAATCATCGGCCATCAACTTTCCATTATTCTCGAAAATTACGGACTGATCGAAGAACTTGAAAACGCTCACTTTGAGTCATTAAAGGCGCTGGCTTCCGCGATCGAGGCGAAAGATTCCTACACCAGCGGTCACTGTGACAGGCTGGTCGATTATTCCCTATTGCTTGCGGATAAGTTGAATATGAGCCAGGAGGATCGAAAACAGTTAAGATATGGGGCGGCCCTTCATGATATCGGAAAGATCGGCATAAAAGATGCGATATTGGGAAAACCGGGAAAGCTGACCCCGGTTGAATATGATGAGATGAAGCTCCACCCGAGAATTGGAGCAGATATTTTAAGAAAGATAAAATTTCTAAAGCCCGTCGCTCCGATCATCTATCATCACCAGGAATGTTTTGACGGAACCGGTTATCCGGAAGGTATTGCCGGTGAAAAAATTCCGATGGCATCCAGGATTGTTGCAATCCTGGACACCTATGACGCCATGACCACCGACCGGCCTTATCGAAAAGCTCTTCCCGCACAGACGGCCATAAATGAATTGATCCGTTATTCAGGCAAGCAGTTTGATCCGGATCTGGTCAAAATATTCATCGAAGTCATTCAAGAAAAAGTCTAG
- the tsaD gene encoding tRNA (adenosine(37)-N6)-threonylcarbamoyltransferase complex transferase subunit TsaD: protein MNLLAIETSCDETGVAILKDGRIVLSNLLSTQVATHAPFGGIVPELASRKHMEMIQPMVNEALREADITASELSAVAATFAPGLVGALIVGVSFGKALSFALDIPMIGVHHLAGHIHSIFLENPELKYPFITLVVSGGHTNLYCVRNEGSYQALGHALDDAAGEALDKAGKMLNLGYPGGPVIDRLALGRDPDKFHFPRAELKGSLDFSFSGLKTSLRTFLEKRKEENIQLYLPDIAASYQEAIVDILVRKSIAAAVQSKVERLVIVGGVAANSRLRERMNEEGKKEGIQILIPSPRFCTDNAAMIAMAAIGRYNKKQYATLDLNPVGSLPLEWELT from the coding sequence ATGAATTTACTTGCAATTGAAACGTCCTGTGATGAAACAGGCGTTGCCATATTGAAAGACGGCAGAATCGTCCTTTCCAATTTATTATCCACCCAGGTGGCGACCCATGCCCCTTTCGGCGGCATCGTACCGGAGTTGGCGAGCCGTAAACATATGGAGATGATTCAACCCATGGTGAACGAGGCGTTAAGGGAAGCGGATATCACGGCCTCCGAGCTATCAGCGGTAGCGGCCACCTTTGCTCCGGGCTTGGTCGGCGCGCTGATCGTCGGAGTATCGTTTGGAAAGGCCCTTTCGTTTGCACTGGATATTCCCATGATCGGCGTCCATCATCTGGCCGGGCATATCCATTCTATCTTTCTTGAGAATCCGGAATTAAAATATCCGTTTATCACCCTCGTGGTCTCGGGTGGACATACCAATCTTTATTGCGTTAGAAATGAAGGCTCCTATCAGGCACTGGGTCATGCATTAGACGATGCGGCAGGAGAGGCACTGGATAAAGCAGGAAAAATGTTAAATCTCGGTTATCCGGGAGGACCCGTCATTGACCGGCTTGCGTTGGGGCGAGATCCGGACAAATTTCATTTCCCCCGGGCTGAACTGAAGGGCTCGCTTGATTTCAGTTTTAGCGGACTGAAGACCTCGCTTCGAACCTTTCTCGAAAAAAGAAAGGAAGAAAATATTCAACTTTATTTGCCCGATATTGCGGCCAGTTATCAGGAAGCGATCGTGGATATCCTGGTGAGAAAAAGCATTGCCGCGGCGGTACAATCCAAAGTAGAGCGCCTGGTCATCGTGGGCGGTGTCGCCGCAAACTCCCGCCTCAGAGAGCGAATGAACGAAGAAGGGAAAAAGGAGGGGATTCAGATTCTCATTCCATCGCCCCGGTTTTGCACTGACAATGCGGCCATGATTGCAATGGCAGCGATAGGACGGTATAACAAGAAGCAATACGCTACTCTAGATCTTAATCCGGTTGGGTCCCTGCCGCTTGAATGGGAATTGACATGA
- a CDS encoding ATP-dependent Clp protease ATP-binding subunit: protein MFERFTDRGRKIIILAREEAEKHQNDYLGTEHLVLAILREGDGMALAVLKKMGLSSEQIRLEIERNLPGGGSTMTFGEIPFTPRVKKVLEYAMEEAKLLGHNYIGSEHLLLGLLREEEGIGGKILRSLGSNLLTARQLTINLLRKTSPREKDKKSNTPALDEFGRDLTQLASEGTLDPVIGRSDEIERVLQILSRRTKNNPVLIGESGVGKTAIVEGLAQRIIASEVPDNLLNQRVIALDLGSLVAGTKYRGQFEERLKVVMKEIMTAGNVIIFIDELHTLVGAGAAEGSIDASNMLKPALARGEVQCIGATTLDEYRKHIEKDSALKRRFQPIFVQPPSMDQTIQIIQGLKDRYEEHHGVKISEDAVIEAVRLSDRYITDRFLPDKAIDVIDEAGSRAKLINYSQPQEIRNIENEIKRVAKEKDLAIKLQNFEEAVRLREEEERLKRLMEDSKKEWKKTQEKNKPNINKEEVAYVVSKMTGIPLFRLEEEETKKLIHMEEELHKRIVGQDEAIDAVCRAIRRSRAGLKGERRPIGSFIFLGPTGVGKTELARTLAKFMFDDEDALIRIDMSEYSEKFSSSRLMGAPPGYVGYEEGGQLTEKVRRRPYSVILFDEIEKAHPDLFNVLLQVLDDGVLTDSLGRKVDFKNTVLIMTSNLGARLVEKAPSLGFQKMGEEGEADQKVKDGIMAELKKTFNPEFLNRLDEMVVFHQLDKKHLLKIVDMLLDDVNKRIAIKGLQMEVTPEVKKWLVKEGYEPNYGARPMRRAIQRKLEDPLSEEILKGRFKDIKKIKVLLKENLPVFVENEVMAEV, encoded by the coding sequence ATGTTCGAAAGATTCACCGATCGTGGAAGAAAAATCATCATCCTGGCCAGAGAGGAAGCCGAGAAACATCAGAATGACTATCTCGGTACGGAACATCTTGTCCTGGCTATCTTAAGGGAGGGTGACGGGATGGCACTTGCCGTCTTGAAAAAGATGGGGCTTTCCAGCGAACAAATTCGTCTCGAAATTGAAAGAAATTTACCGGGCGGCGGAAGCACGATGACCTTTGGGGAAATTCCATTTACCCCGCGTGTCAAGAAAGTCCTTGAGTATGCGATGGAAGAGGCTAAACTCCTGGGCCACAACTATATTGGCAGCGAGCATCTGCTCCTCGGACTTTTAAGAGAAGAAGAGGGAATCGGAGGAAAGATTCTTCGAAGCCTTGGTTCAAATCTCTTAACGGCCCGGCAGTTGACGATTAACTTATTAAGAAAAACATCCCCGAGAGAGAAAGATAAAAAGAGCAATACCCCGGCGCTGGATGAATTCGGCCGGGATTTGACTCAACTGGCTTCGGAAGGGACTCTCGATCCGGTCATAGGTAGATCCGATGAAATTGAACGCGTTCTTCAGATCCTTAGCCGGAGAACCAAAAACAACCCGGTTTTAATTGGAGAATCTGGTGTCGGAAAAACGGCGATTGTGGAAGGACTTGCACAGAGAATTATTGCGAGCGAAGTGCCCGACAATCTGCTCAATCAACGGGTCATTGCGCTTGATCTCGGATCCCTGGTCGCTGGAACCAAATATCGCGGTCAGTTTGAAGAGCGACTCAAAGTGGTCATGAAAGAAATCATGACCGCAGGTAATGTCATTATCTTTATTGACGAATTACATACCCTGGTCGGGGCCGGGGCGGCAGAGGGCTCGATCGATGCCTCTAATATGCTTAAGCCCGCCCTCGCAAGAGGGGAAGTCCAGTGCATCGGTGCCACGACTCTGGATGAATACCGAAAACATATCGAAAAGGATTCTGCACTCAAGAGACGTTTTCAGCCTATCTTTGTCCAGCCTCCCAGTATGGATCAGACCATTCAGATCATACAAGGATTGAAGGACCGTTATGAAGAGCATCACGGCGTAAAGATCAGCGAGGATGCGGTCATCGAGGCAGTCCGCCTGTCGGACCGGTATATCACGGACCGATTTTTGCCTGACAAGGCAATCGATGTCATCGACGAGGCCGGTTCAAGAGCGAAACTGATCAACTATTCCCAGCCGCAGGAGATTCGGAATATTGAAAATGAAATTAAAAGAGTTGCCAAGGAAAAGGACCTCGCAATCAAGCTTCAAAATTTTGAAGAAGCGGTACGTCTGAGAGAAGAGGAAGAGCGGTTAAAGAGATTAATGGAAGACTCGAAAAAAGAATGGAAAAAGACGCAGGAGAAGAACAAGCCGAATATCAATAAAGAAGAGGTGGCCTATGTGGTCTCAAAGATGACGGGGATTCCTCTCTTCCGTTTGGAAGAGGAAGAGACAAAAAAACTCATCCACATGGAGGAAGAACTACACAAGAGAATTGTAGGACAGGACGAGGCGATTGATGCGGTCTGTCGTGCCATCCGTCGTTCCCGCGCAGGATTGAAAGGTGAAAGAAGGCCGATCGGGTCATTTATATTTCTCGGTCCTACCGGAGTCGGTAAAACGGAGTTGGCGAGAACTCTGGCCAAATTTATGTTCGATGATGAGGATGCCTTGATCCGGATTGACATGTCTGAATACTCGGAAAAGTTCAGCAGTTCCCGTTTGATGGGCGCGCCTCCGGGATATGTGGGATATGAAGAAGGGGGACAGCTGACCGAGAAAGTCCGCCGCAGACCGTATTCTGTAATCCTTTTCGACGAGATTGAGAAAGCGCATCCTGATCTGTTCAATGTGTTGTTGCAGGTTCTCGATGACGGCGTTCTGACAGATAGCCTGGGAAGAAAAGTCGATTTTAAAAATACCGTTTTAATTATGACCTCCAATCTGGGAGCTCGATTGGTCGAAAAGGCGCCAAGCCTTGGTTTCCAGAAAATGGGCGAAGAGGGAGAGGCGGATCAAAAAGTGAAAGACGGCATAATGGCTGAATTGAAAAAGACTTTTAATCCCGAGTTTTTGAATCGTTTGGACGAAATGGTTGTTTTCCATCAGCTGGACAAAAAACATCTCCTCAAAATTGTGGATATGCTTCTGGATGACGTAAATAAGAGAATCGCGATTAAGGGACTTCAAATGGAGGTCACGCCTGAAGTAAAGAAATGGCTTGTGAAAGAGGGATATGAGCCGAATTACGGCGCTCGACCGATGAGAAGAGCGATTCAGCGAAAACTTGAAGATCCGCTTTCGGAGGAAATTTTAAAAGGGCGCTTTAAGGATATCAAAAAGATTAAGGTGTTGTTGAAAGAGAATTTGCCGGTGTTTGTTGAAAATGAGGTGATGGCCGAAGTGTAG
- a CDS encoding divergent polysaccharide deacetylase family protein has protein sequence MKSIEKAGRLNKPSHLIKPQYGMEKGKTALRPEKKRRDQIAILIDDLGPDLREFHRLRNIHPNLSFAILPFQTYSNKIAREIQSNGHHDLLLHLPMEAESSVENPGKGAIYQSMNPDEIIRQVRLDLQAIPDAQGVNNHMGSKITSDESKMRIILNEIKTRNLYFVDSRTTSSSIAYSLAEKMGIRAAERQVFLDDIDREKEIGQALEHLVHLAHQNGSAIAIGHPRQNTIRALKRFLTRVDVENVELVPLSTLLR, from the coding sequence ATGAAATCGATCGAGAAGGCCGGAAGACTCAATAAACCCTCCCATCTCATAAAGCCTCAATACGGAATGGAAAAGGGAAAGACGGCTTTGCGTCCCGAAAAAAAGAGGAGAGATCAGATCGCCATCTTAATCGATGATCTCGGTCCCGACCTGAGAGAATTTCATCGGCTTAGAAACATCCATCCCAATCTCTCTTTTGCGATTTTGCCTTTTCAAACCTATTCGAATAAAATAGCGAGAGAAATTCAATCGAACGGACATCACGATCTTCTCCTCCACCTTCCCATGGAAGCGGAAAGTTCAGTGGAGAATCCTGGAAAAGGAGCCATTTATCAATCCATGAATCCAGATGAGATCATTCGTCAGGTGAGGCTGGATCTCCAAGCGATTCCTGATGCCCAGGGGGTGAACAATCATATGGGATCCAAAATCACCTCGGACGAATCAAAAATGAGGATCATTTTAAATGAGATTAAGACACGAAATCTTTATTTTGTAGATAGTCGTACGACCTCTTCGTCCATAGCCTATTCCCTGGCGGAAAAAATGGGGATCAGGGCCGCCGAAAGGCAAGTCTTCCTGGACGATATCGATCGAGAAAAGGAAATTGGTCAGGCGCTGGAACATCTCGTTCACCTCGCTCATCAAAATGGAAGCGCAATTGCAATCGGACATCCAAGGCAGAATACGATTCGGGCATTGAAGCGTTTTTTGACCCGAGTCGATGTAGAAAATGTGGAGCTGGTGCCTCTCTCAACCTTGCTCAGGTAA
- a CDS encoding SDR family oxidoreductase — translation MGLSRQNVLIVGGSGGLGMELAKTFYEKRDRLALHYFRSGKKAKLLMNELGHSSESDDAFTCQADLRQAHSVDTLFDLIKKRWSHLDVLIHSGGLNEDALFSKISETDWNETVKINLTGVFLCMKLAAGWMMAQKKGHIINIASRSGMTGRIGQASYAASKAGVIGLTKAASLEWGMDQIQVNAVLPGYLPTPMGLKLSLRHQQKMVLENSLHKSSSLKEVAQFIFNLSRMENVSGQVFNLDSRLI, via the coding sequence TTGGGATTATCTAGACAAAATGTCCTGATCGTCGGAGGCTCCGGCGGGCTTGGAATGGAACTCGCGAAAACTTTTTATGAAAAGCGGGACCGTTTGGCGCTTCATTACTTTCGTTCCGGAAAAAAGGCCAAACTTCTGATGAATGAACTGGGGCACTCCTCAGAATCAGATGATGCATTTACGTGCCAGGCCGATCTCCGGCAGGCGCATTCTGTCGATACGCTATTTGACTTGATCAAAAAAAGATGGTCTCATCTCGATGTTCTCATCCACAGCGGAGGATTAAATGAAGACGCCCTTTTTTCAAAGATCAGTGAAACAGACTGGAATGAAACCGTAAAGATCAATCTGACAGGGGTCTTTTTATGCATGAAACTTGCCGCTGGATGGATGATGGCCCAAAAGAAAGGTCACATTATTAATATTGCGTCGCGAAGCGGAATGACAGGACGAATCGGACAAGCGAGTTACGCCGCTTCCAAAGCAGGAGTCATCGGACTCACGAAAGCGGCTTCATTGGAATGGGGCATGGATCAGATACAGGTTAATGCAGTTTTACCAGGTTACCTCCCGACACCGATGGGATTAAAACTTTCACTCCGGCATCAGCAGAAGATGGTTTTGGAAAACTCCCTTCACAAATCGTCTTCTTTGAAAGAAGTCGCTCAATTTATTTTCAATCTGAGCCGAATGGAAAATGTCTCGGGACAGGTTTTTAATCTTGACAGCAGGCTTATTTGA
- the bioF gene encoding 8-amino-7-oxononanoate synthase, which translates to MFDDTIEKLKKEGLYRALASRMPGNGPEIVIDGKTYLSFSSNDYLGLSRHPRLIEAGQDALKQYGAGSGASRLLSGSFLPHLTFENEISKFKNTESALLFGSGYLANLALLSALPKEGDLVLADRLNHASLMDGCRLSRATFKLFRHRDIDHLRYLLDKKSKNQKAWIISEGVFSMEGDLADLPELVSTARQFQSELIIDDAHGFGVLGKNGRGTFEHFNLERENRIEMGTLGKAAGLYGAFVAGSKSLIDYLINRAKPFIYTTSLPPAIPAMGIVALQLLSEGEALRSRLKKNQAIFYARLLKSGFSVTEGITPIIPILTGDNFKTMEFSKALFEEGLYIPAIRPPTVPGGKGRLRISLSAAHSEADIEICVKLLTKWGKHFGII; encoded by the coding sequence ATGTTTGACGATACAATCGAAAAATTGAAAAAAGAGGGACTCTATCGCGCGCTTGCTTCCAGAATGCCTGGAAACGGACCAGAAATCGTGATAGACGGCAAAACGTATCTCTCATTCTCTTCCAACGATTATCTTGGACTCTCCCGTCATCCGAGGCTCATCGAAGCAGGCCAGGATGCTCTGAAACAATATGGAGCGGGAAGCGGCGCCTCAAGGCTCTTGTCGGGATCATTTCTTCCACATCTCACGTTTGAAAACGAAATTTCAAAATTTAAAAACACCGAATCGGCACTTCTCTTCGGATCCGGGTATCTCGCCAACCTTGCTCTACTCTCTGCCCTGCCAAAAGAAGGAGATCTTGTTCTGGCAGATCGCCTGAATCATGCCAGCCTGATGGACGGGTGCCGGCTTAGCCGGGCCACATTCAAACTCTTTAGACATCGTGATATCGATCATTTGAGATACCTTCTTGACAAAAAGTCGAAAAACCAGAAGGCCTGGATCATTTCAGAAGGGGTATTCAGCATGGAGGGGGATCTTGCAGATCTTCCGGAACTTGTTTCCACTGCCCGGCAATTTCAAAGTGAACTCATCATCGACGATGCCCACGGATTCGGGGTCCTCGGAAAAAACGGACGTGGCACATTTGAGCATTTCAATCTGGAACGGGAGAACAGGATTGAAATGGGAACCCTGGGCAAAGCAGCCGGTCTTTACGGAGCATTTGTTGCAGGTTCAAAATCGCTGATTGACTATTTGATCAATCGGGCCAAGCCATTTATCTATACCACCTCTCTTCCTCCTGCCATTCCAGCTATGGGAATTGTCGCTTTGCAACTCCTTTCCGAAGGCGAGGCGCTGAGATCCCGACTGAAAAAAAATCAAGCCATTTTCTACGCCCGCCTTCTTAAATCAGGTTTCTCGGTTACTGAAGGCATTACGCCGATTATTCCGATTTTGACAGGAGATAATTTTAAAACAATGGAATTTTCCAAAGCCCTGTTTGAAGAAGGCCTTTATATACCTGCGATACGCCCTCCCACGGTTCCTGGAGGAAAGGGACGCCTGAGAATTTCACTTTCTGCCGCCCACAGTGAGGCTGATATTGAAATCTGTGTAAAACTGTTGACAAAATGGGGTAAACATTTTGGGATTATCTAG
- the accC gene encoding acetyl-CoA carboxylase biotin carboxylase subunit: MFKKILIANRGEIALRVIQACKEMGIKTVAIYSEADLNSLHVRFADEAVCVGPADASQSYRNIPNILSAAEVTDAEAIHPGYGFLAESAYFSEVCESAGVKFIGPSAESISLMGNKAKAKEMMIKNGIPVIPGSEGKLMGEENARDIAKRIGYPLIIKASSGGGGRGMRVVNKEEELMNAVQIAQSEALSAFGDDSVYMEKFFIEPRHIEIQILCDEKGHMVHLGERDCSIQRRHQKIIEETPSPVVDESTRNEMGRIALSIVNSIGYVNAGTIEFLMDTDHKFYFIEMNTRIQVEHPITEMVTGVDLIKEQIKISAGRSLDFKQNQVRRRGHCIECRINAESPDHFKPSPGLIKQFRTPTGPGVRIDTAAFAGYHVPPYYDSLIAKLIVWGENRTEAIARMRRALDEFIIEGIETTIPLHRKIFQDPGFIKSKYATNYLDKLIPTLHQ; the protein is encoded by the coding sequence ATGTTTAAGAAGATTTTAATCGCAAATCGGGGAGAAATTGCACTTCGTGTGATTCAGGCTTGTAAGGAAATGGGGATCAAAACCGTTGCCATTTACTCGGAAGCTGATTTGAATTCCCTTCATGTGCGATTTGCCGATGAGGCTGTCTGTGTGGGTCCTGCCGATGCTTCACAGAGCTATCGAAACATACCCAATATTTTGAGTGCGGCGGAAGTCACTGACGCCGAGGCGATTCATCCAGGTTATGGATTTCTTGCCGAGAGCGCCTATTTTTCTGAAGTCTGCGAATCAGCAGGGGTGAAGTTTATTGGTCCATCGGCAGAGTCGATCTCTCTGATGGGAAACAAAGCCAAAGCGAAAGAGATGATGATTAAGAACGGCATTCCTGTCATTCCGGGGAGTGAAGGGAAATTGATGGGAGAGGAAAATGCGAGGGATATTGCAAAAAGAATTGGCTATCCATTAATTATCAAGGCATCCTCCGGGGGAGGAGGACGCGGGATGAGAGTGGTCAACAAGGAAGAAGAGTTGATGAACGCGGTTCAAATCGCCCAATCCGAAGCCCTCTCTGCATTTGGAGATGACAGTGTTTATATGGAAAAGTTCTTTATTGAACCGAGACATATTGAAATACAGATTCTTTGTGACGAAAAGGGCCATATGGTCCACCTGGGCGAAAGAGACTGCTCCATTCAGAGAAGGCATCAAAAGATCATTGAAGAGACTCCCTCGCCCGTTGTCGATGAGTCGACTCGGAACGAAATGGGAAGAATTGCCCTGTCGATCGTGAATTCGATTGGATATGTGAATGCCGGAACGATCGAATTTCTAATGGACACGGATCATAAGTTTTATTTTATAGAAATGAATACACGGATACAGGTTGAACATCCGATAACCGAAATGGTGACCGGAGTCGATCTGATCAAGGAACAAATCAAGATTTCTGCGGGCCGGTCTCTTGACTTCAAACAGAATCAGGTCAGAAGAAGGGGCCATTGCATCGAATGCCGGATCAATGCGGAATCCCCGGATCATTTTAAACCCTCACCCGGTTTAATCAAGCAGTTTCGAACGCCAACGGGTCCGGGAGTTCGAATCGACACGGCGGCTTTTGCAGGATATCATGTTCCTCCCTATTACGACTCTCTGATTGCGAAATTGATTGTCTGGGGAGAAAACCGGACTGAAGCGATTGCCCGAATGCGCAGGGCCCTTGACGAGTTTATTATAGAAGGGATCGAGACCACCATTCCCCTTCACCGTAAAATATTTCAAGACCCCGGATTTATCAAAAGTAAATATGCTACAAACTATCTTGATAAATTAATTCCGACCCTTCATCAGTAA